The following are encoded together in the Oncorhynchus gorbuscha isolate QuinsamMale2020 ecotype Even-year linkage group LG03, OgorEven_v1.0, whole genome shotgun sequence genome:
- the LOC124031812 gene encoding polycomb group protein ASXL1-like isoform X2 has translation MKDKQKRKKERTWAEAARMVLENFSDAPMTPKQILHVIQTKGLKEMRSGTAPLACLVTMLHSQVRGDRVKNSIFFKLPGRMSLFTLKKNALQWTKSSTEAETADTTTQATASTATAGPTEGGEQESCDSMETIAASGENDASVDESSSSASCSTEPQTRLSRSGVSGQVRSEAQAQTRLSRSRQSGRQRKKAVMMPRVVLTPLKVNGDHVPSGAAGRRREGSRGGPGPTLRARPELASWKRPQHFKSIRGHHSGPMKRSRGGVEVDFETPGSILVNTNIRALINMRTFSAFPAQYQQQLLQLLPEVDRQVGPDGLARLSNSALNNEFFTHASQSWKERLAEGEFTHEMQVRFRQEMEKEKKVEAWKEKFFEEYHGQKSGLTREESLKLTMSEEADAAASVLESEVASVAAGTPKRRGVGRRRRDGRMRRRTRADMRRRARRTLCKTNSPAMQTPEQPEGTLTLDAVASVSAPSPVPEATMVQGEVVLQAESGLETPAQSASLEPTPCPSPVPTLLSVTVPEPEPEPTPTPSPSPASVSAIDEPEVTDRLLPEELAPAIASTSPSSSSSSSSSSSSPSSSPSSTSERQGAFTAGLDSSSSSSSSSTAAATADPLDDGASVVTSVTGGTATSSQESSPAASPTPTAATSTQTKEQKRRPDETQAFSSFPEKRPRIEDRQSFRTTIDGVHTEKPQPTAEEPKVPPIRIQLSRIKPPWVKGPTTYQICPRIVPPGEGLRRTGTGARTLADIKARAQQARAQREAAAAVAATGDGPGPGGGRAGSGLPDRSSGRRTREHPGPVEPGGGGGAGGVEEQGSPAGSHPPGTQLQLSNVEPSSTPTPHTAASSPSLSTSSNPSLSSSEPPQTPTPPLPAQEERLGELSGEEGATLTPPPVKCTTNGLSDKAVLLKPETVSSHLQGQSEGADCDRTTTQSGPLAPTSIPDSLPRFGAQGVDVIRSLAGTEQARGGGGGVIQHGSHHVGPQENPPTPAREGRIQGERQQSEPPGRERETASLPRLPPSVREDDAGHHSDSTETASDCENESQEEEPHLSTWRHHLPAQRNGNIQHLQRLSQKAHGQPVICSPPSQQNQQPVIQAHVSNQHGQTVIQPCFPNGLPSQSLMQPGQNPQQPGRTPHPDQQAIAAPHPKAQRGHKTDAIEDYKASSRCLADEDCRLGLNPSPAASCKRLPSSVRPVSTVEANNPLVTQLLQGSLPLEKVLPQTHSASKLEINRLPEGLQSGPQSQLSRQQQTRNPGTRFRGPPESGTMESLVPELSSQNQQKSPAGRGGSPGAGRSFASSPPGTVPSRMACLLEEASSRATAMQQYLSQQPAGAVPPGAVPVITSLSSSSSSSRRNSQESAVIRESPERHHNFTQPRATPDAPSPPHSNLGLSDVVPTVKINWHPSKPHPPHQQQLSPVKSEVTSRPSCQTLAKTSPSGPMAGGGPGVVVTKKEAVNSMDGYLTGGGIGGGGAMEGLLNMEMSLARMAKKEAQSKAQYSSSSPSSLPFQLYGKLPKQGGVASPGFSYTANVSVVDGSGFSRSIADGVLQLRQRHSASQSATLSIQAFADSAAEEVALKCSCRLKAMIMCQGCGAFCHDDCIGPSKLCVSCLVVR, from the exons GATTGCGGCCAGCGGAGAGAATGACG cgTCAGTAGATGAGAGCTCATCCAGTGCGTCCTGCTCCACAGAGCCCCAGACCAGGCTGAGTAGGTCTGGAGTCTCCGGACAGGTGCGCTCCGAGGCCCAGGCACAGACCCGACTAAGCCGATCCAGACAG TCGGGCAGACAGAGGAAGAAGGCTGTGATGATGCCGCGCGTGGTCCTCACTCCACTCAAGGTCAATGGTGACCACGTCCCATCAG GAGCAGCGGGGAGGCGCAGGGAAGGCTCTAGGGGGGGTCCAGGCCCCACGCTCCGTGCCCGTCCTGAACTGGCTAGCTGGAAACGCCCCCAGCACTTCAAGAGCATTCGTGGCCACCACTCAG GGCCCATGAAGAGGAGCCgaggtggggtggaggtggacttTGAGACGCCTGGCTCAATCCTGGTCAACACAAACATCAGGGCACTCATCAACATGCGTACCTTCTCTGCCTTCCCAGCGCAGTACCAACAGCAACTCCTGCAGCTCCTCCCTGAAGTCGACCGCCAG GTGGGACCTGACGGTCTGGCTCGCCTCAGTAACTCTGCTCTCAACAATGAATTCTTCACTCACGCCTCCCAGAGCTGGAAGGAAAGGCTCGCTGAGG GGGAGTTCACCCACGAGATGCAGGTGCGATTTCGccaggagatggagaaagagaagaaagtggAGGCATGGAAGGAGAAGTTCTTTGAGGAGTACCACGGTCAAAA GTCTGGCCTGACCCGGGAAGAGTCTCTGAAGTTGACAATGAGTGAAGAGGCCGATGCTGCCGCCAGCGTCCTGGAGAGTGAGGTGGCATCTGTGGCTGCAGGAACGCCCAAGCGCCGTGGTGTGGGCAGGCGGCGGCGGGACGGCAGGATGAGACGGCGAACGCGTGCAGACATGAGACGCAGGGCGCGGCGCACCCTCTGCAAGACCAACTCCCCCGCCATGCAGACCCCCGAGCAGCCGGAGGGCACACTCACTCTAGACGCTGTTGCCTCTGTCTCTGCGCCCTCGCCCGTCCCAGAGGCCACCATGGTGCAGGGAGAGGTGGTGCTACAGGCCGAATCTGGACTGGAGACCCCGGCCCAGTCTGCCTCCCTAGAGCCCACGCCCTGCCCTTCCCCTGTCCCCACGCTCCTGTCTGTGACCGTGCCTGAGCCTGAACCTGAGCCTACCCCgacccccagccccagccctgcATCCGTCAGTGCCATTGACGAGCCTGAAGTCACTGACCGCCTGCTCCCCGAAGAGCTTGCACCTGCCATCGCctcaacctctccctcctcctcgtcctcctcctcctcctcgtcctcctccccttcctcctctccctcctcaacctCAGAGAGGCAGGGGGCGTTCACCGCCGGCTTGgactcttcttcctcttcctcctcctcctccacggcCGCCGCCACTGCCGATCCACTAGACGATGGGGCCTCTGTGGTCACCTCGGTCACGGGGGGAACGGCCACCAGCAGCCAGGAGAGCAGCCCTGCAGCCAGCCCCACCCCCACTGCCGCCACCTCCACCCAGACCAAGGAGCAGAAGAGGAGGCCAGACGAGACCCAGGCCTTCTCCAGCTTCCCCGAGAAGAGGCCGCGAATAGAAGATCGTCAGTCCTTTCGTACCACAATCGACGGGGTCCACACGGAAAAGCCGCAGCCGACAGCAGAGGAGCCCAAGGTCCCACCTATCCGG ATTCAACTCTCCAGAATCAAACCGCCCTGGGTCAAAGGGCCGACAACCTACCAGATCTGTCCCCGCATCGTGCCCCCCGGCGAGGGCTTGCGGCGCACGGGGACGGGGGCGCGCACCCTGGCGGACATCAAAGCTCGCGCCCAGCAGGCCCGGGCCCAGCGCGAGGCCGCTGCTGCTGTTGCAGCCACTGGGGACGGGCCAGGGCCCGGCGGGGGCAGGGCTGGTTCTGGGCTACCGGATCGCAGCAGTGGAAGACGAACTCGAGAGCACCCAGGACCCGTCGAGcccggaggaggaggaggagcaggaggcgtGGAGGAGCAGGGATCGCCTGCGGGCTCTCATCCGCCTGGAACACAACTACAGCTGTCCAATGTAGagccctcctctacccccaccccccacacagctgcctcatccccctccctgtctacctcttccaacccctccctgtcctcttcaGAGCCCCCGCAGACCCCCACTCCACCCCTACCCGCCCAGGAGGAGCGGCTGGGGGAGCTGAGTGGGGAGGAAGGGGctacactaacaccaccaccagtCAAATGCACCACCAACGGACTCTCGGACAAGGCAGTGCTGCTGAAGCCTGAGACTGTGTCCAGCCACCTCCAAGGGCAAAGCGAGGGGGCCGACTgtgacaggacaacaacccaaagcgGTCCCTTGGCACCCACCTCCATCCCAGATTCTCTGCCCAGGTTCGGGGCCCAGGGAGTGGATGTGATCAGGTCCCTGGCCGGCACCGAGCAGgccagggggggaggagggggtgtcaTCCAGCATGGTTCCCACCACGTGGGTCCACAGGAGAACCCCCCCACCCCGGCTAGAGAGGGCCGCATCCAGGGCGAAAGGCAGCAGTCGGAGCCcccggggagggagagagagacagcctctctccctcgtctcccaCCCTCAGTCAGAGAGGACGACGCAGGGCATCACAGCGACTCCACGGAGACGGCCTCCGACTGTGAGAACGAGAGCCAGGAGGAGGAGCCCCACCTGAGCACATGGCGCCACCACCTGCCCGCTCAGCGCAACGGCAACATCCAGCACCTCCAAAGGCTGTCTCAGAAGGCCCATGGCCAGCCTGTGATCTGCAGTCCCCCTTCACAGCAGAACCAGCAGCCTGTCATCCAGGCCCATGTGTCCAACCAGCACGGCCAGACGGTCATCCAGCCCTGCTTCCCCAACGGCCTGCCCAGCCAGAGTCTCATGCAGCCGGGACAAAATCCGCAGCAGCCTGGACGCACTCCCCACCCAGACCAACAAGCTATCGCTGCGCCACACCCCAAAGCCCAGAGGGGGCACAAAACAGACGCCATCGAAGACTACAAAGCATCTAGCCGTTGCTTGGCTGATGAGGACTGTAGGTTGGGGCTGAATCCCTCTCCCGCCGCTAGCTGCAAGAGGCTCCCTAGTTCAGTCCGGCCTGTGTCTACAGTGGAGGCCAACAACCCTCTGGTCACCCAGCTGCTCCAAGGCAGCCTCCCGCTGGAGAAAGTCCTGCCGCAGACGCACTCGGCTAGCAAGCTGGAGATCAACCGCCTGCCAGAGGGGCTTCAGTCAGGCCCCCAGTCCCAGCTCAGCCGGCAGCAGCAGACCAGGAACCCAGGCACTCGCTTCAGGGGCCCCCCAGAGTCGGGTACGATGGAGTCGCTGGTCCCTGAGTTGTCCTCACAGAACCAGCAGAAGTCCCCTGCTGGCCGAGGAGGCTCCCCTGGAGCAGGCAGGAGCTTTGCGTCCTCTCCCCCAGGCACAGTACCCTCCCGCATGGCCTGCCTGCTGGAGGAGGCCTCCTCTCGGGCCACGGCCATGCAGCAGTATCTCTCCCAGCAGCCAGCTGGTGCCGTTCCCCCCGGGGCCGTGCCCGTCATTACTTCCCTCTCTTCTTCGTCCTCTTCCTCCAGACGCAACTCCCAGGAGTCGGCCGTCATCAGAGAGTCTCCGGAGAGGCACCACAACTTCACCCAGCCGCGGGCCACCCCGGACGCCCCATCGCCCCCGCACAGCAACCTCGGCCTCTCTGACGTGGTCCCCACCGTCAAGATCAACTGGCACCCTTCCAAACCCCACCCCCCACACCAACAGCAGCTTTCGCCCGTGAAGAGCGAGGTCACCTCCCGGCCCTCTTGCCAAACTCTTGCCAAAACCTCCCCCTCTGGCCCCATGGCAGGCGGCGGGCCAGGTGTGGTGGTCACCAAAAAGGAGGCAGTGAACTCTATGGACGGTTACCTGACTggaggagggataggaggaggtgGGGCTATGGAAGGACTGCTGAACATGGAGATGTCCTTAGCCCGCATGGCTAAGAAGGAGGCGCAGAGCAAAGCTCAGTACTCCtcatcttccccctcctccctcccttttcaGCTCTACGGAAAGCTGCCTAAGCAGGGTGGTGTGGCGTCGCCCGGTTTCAGCTACACTGCCAACGTGTCTGTGGTGGACGGCAGCGGCTTCTCGAGGAGCATCGCTGACGGCGTCCTGCAGCTGCGTCAGCGCCACAGCGCTAGCCAGAGCGCCACACTCAGCATTCAGGCGTTCGCCGACAGCGCCGCTGAGGAAGTGGCCCTCAAGTGCTCGTGCCGCCTCAAGGCCATGATCATGTGCCAGGGCTGCGGGGCCTTCTGCCACGACGACTGCATCGGCCCCTCCAAACTGTGTGTCTCCTGTCTGGTGGTCAGATAG